A portion of the Chromobacterium sp. IIBBL 290-4 genome contains these proteins:
- the modA gene encoding molybdate ABC transporter substrate-binding protein translates to MAKWLMAAWCCLISQAYGEPVRVAAVSNVEPALKTLLDRFTASTGIPVEVRYGPGVSLAASIAKGSPDQIYLSSNEEFPKRLLSQGRCIGKPKVYALGRVALWSLSNDFSSKNWLLWLKSSKGRIAVPNPETSIYGQPVLFILNHYQLVESLRPRIEKAPDIAHVFDRVASGKASAGFVSKSMVRQSAFRNKGRWVEMPADSYPPIRQTMVLLKPADKRPEAWQLFGFLLSKDAQKVWRDFGYGVPE, encoded by the coding sequence ATGGCGAAGTGGCTAATGGCGGCCTGGTGCTGCCTGATATCTCAGGCGTATGGCGAACCGGTCAGGGTCGCGGCGGTCAGCAATGTCGAGCCGGCGCTGAAGACATTGCTGGATCGCTTTACCGCCTCGACAGGCATACCGGTGGAGGTGCGTTACGGGCCCGGCGTGTCTTTGGCTGCCAGTATCGCCAAAGGCTCGCCGGATCAGATTTATCTCTCGTCAAACGAGGAATTTCCCAAACGTTTGCTTTCCCAGGGGCGATGCATAGGCAAGCCAAAGGTATACGCACTGGGCCGGGTGGCGCTGTGGTCGTTATCGAACGATTTTTCGAGCAAAAATTGGCTGCTGTGGTTGAAGTCATCCAAAGGGCGCATCGCGGTGCCCAATCCCGAAACTTCCATCTACGGCCAGCCGGTTTTGTTCATCCTGAATCATTACCAACTGGTCGAGTCCCTGAGGCCGCGTATTGAAAAAGCGCCGGACATCGCGCATGTCTTCGACAGGGTCGCCAGCGGCAAAGCCAGCGCGGGTTTTGTTTCCAAGTCCATGGTGCGGCAATCGGCGTTCCGCAATAAAGGACGTTGGGTGGAAATGCCCGCCGACAGCTATCCGCCGATACGGCAAACCATGGTTTTGCTCAAGCCGGCGGACAAGCGCCCGGAAGCGTGGCAGCTGTTCGGCTTCCTGCTCAGCAAGGATGCGCAGAAGGTCTGGCGCGACTTTGGATATGGCGTGCCGGAATAG
- a CDS encoding ferritin-like protein, with protein MLRIKQNIIAPLRQSPDVAALKAALTTAVELEFSTIPPYLTGLFSIVADSNRVAAALIQSIVTEEMLHMTLAANMLIAIGGNPDIVALGQSLKYPGPLPDKIGNDLQVDLAALTPSQVKNVFMAIERPVTKPGEILPGETVSEPTPVVPGEFGSIGEFYEAIWAAMEAVNGRNPELFAHPRLEQQVDISKWFPPVRTAPENGYIVDLKTVRQAIDTIILQGEGIDMARATLPVDGDGSYAHYYKFGEIFHERRLVPDPEAVSGWSYAGAPVPLEQERIYNFLPNAALSDYIPGTPASLAAQRFYGTYQVLLASLNKVFNGQPNQLDSALGLMYQLKLQAQQVAQCTVSGNRSNLVAAPPFMQTH; from the coding sequence ATGCTGCGCATCAAACAGAACATCATCGCTCCGCTGCGGCAAAGCCCGGATGTCGCCGCCTTGAAAGCCGCCTTGACCACGGCGGTCGAGCTGGAATTCTCCACCATCCCGCCTTATTTGACCGGCTTGTTTTCCATTGTGGCGGACAGCAACCGCGTTGCCGCTGCGCTGATCCAGTCCATCGTCACCGAGGAAATGCTGCACATGACGCTGGCGGCGAATATGCTGATCGCTATCGGCGGCAATCCGGACATCGTGGCGCTCGGGCAGTCGCTGAAATACCCAGGACCGCTGCCGGACAAGATAGGCAATGATCTGCAGGTCGATCTTGCGGCGCTGACGCCGTCCCAGGTCAAAAACGTGTTCATGGCGATAGAGCGGCCTGTCACCAAGCCCGGAGAGATTCTTCCCGGCGAGACGGTGTCCGAGCCTACGCCGGTCGTGCCGGGCGAATTCGGCTCCATCGGCGAATTCTACGAGGCGATCTGGGCGGCGATGGAGGCGGTAAACGGGCGCAATCCGGAGCTGTTCGCCCATCCGCGGCTGGAGCAACAGGTCGACATCAGCAAGTGGTTCCCGCCGGTCCGCACCGCGCCGGAAAATGGCTATATCGTTGATCTCAAGACCGTGCGGCAAGCCATCGACACCATCATTCTGCAAGGCGAGGGCATCGATATGGCGCGAGCCACCCTGCCGGTGGATGGAGACGGCAGTTACGCCCACTATTACAAATTCGGCGAGATTTTCCATGAGCGGCGGCTGGTGCCGGATCCTGAGGCGGTGTCCGGCTGGTCCTATGCCGGCGCGCCGGTGCCTTTGGAGCAGGAGCGCATTTACAACTTCCTGCCTAATGCCGCGCTGAGCGATTACATTCCAGGCACGCCGGCCTCCTTGGCCGCGCAACGCTTTTATGGCACTTACCAGGTCTTGCTGGCCAGCCTGAACAAGGTGTTCAACGGGCAGCCAAACCAGTTGGATAGCGCGCTGGGCTTGATGTATCAGCTCAAATTGCAAGCCCAGCAGGTGGCGCAATGCACGGTGAGCGGCAACCGCTCCAATCTGGTGGCCGCGCCGCCGTTCATGCAAACCCATTGA
- a CDS encoding TIGR02285 family protein, which produces MENLLKKMCWLAALLLAVRAGAVEVDTKNITWVLSDWPPNFIVVNGLPTVGQNDVYLKLLMARWPEARHRFEVMSTARSILALQKGSQVCRPNLIPTPERERFAYFTLTHLQMPLRVIIRSDKAAMAPRDARGDVLLGKLIAQPALRGIAAAGRSYTAEIDKLLAGPRNANVKMQPNLPSNEGLFKLLELGRADYTLDYEPNFNYRAEQVLQAGLTNLPLAGSKLIPVGIACPRTPWGRQAIVKIDSLLAEAVKDPAYREAQTRWLSTATMSRYKAELDRFYRWRTHPAPPGEYPPP; this is translated from the coding sequence GTGGAAAATCTGCTCAAAAAGATGTGCTGGCTGGCGGCCCTACTGCTTGCTGTCCGCGCAGGCGCAGTGGAAGTGGACACGAAAAACATCACCTGGGTTTTGTCCGATTGGCCGCCTAATTTCATCGTGGTCAATGGACTGCCCACCGTCGGACAAAACGATGTCTATCTCAAGCTGCTGATGGCCAGGTGGCCGGAAGCCCGGCACCGCTTTGAGGTCATGAGCACGGCGCGCAGCATATTGGCGCTGCAGAAAGGCAGCCAGGTCTGCCGGCCCAATCTGATTCCCACGCCCGAGCGTGAAAGATTCGCCTATTTCACGCTAACCCACCTGCAGATGCCGCTGCGAGTAATCATCCGGAGTGACAAGGCCGCCATGGCGCCGCGGGATGCGCGGGGCGATGTCCTGCTGGGAAAACTGATCGCGCAGCCTGCCTTGAGGGGTATCGCCGCGGCAGGCCGCAGCTATACGGCCGAGATTGACAAGCTATTGGCGGGCCCGCGCAACGCCAACGTCAAGATGCAGCCCAACCTGCCCTCCAACGAAGGCTTGTTCAAGCTGCTGGAGCTGGGCCGCGCCGACTACACGCTGGACTACGAACCCAATTTCAATTACCGGGCCGAGCAGGTCCTCCAGGCCGGCCTGACCAACCTGCCCTTGGCCGGCTCTAAACTGATACCTGTCGGCATTGCCTGTCCTCGCACGCCATGGGGAAGACAAGCCATCGTCAAGATAGACTCACTGCTGGCGGAAGCCGTGAAAGATCCCGCTTACAGAGAAGCGCAGACGCGCTGGCTCTCCACCGCCACCATGAGCCGCTACAAGGCTGAGCTGGACCGCTTTTACCGCTGGCGGACCCACCCGGCGCCGCCGGGTGAGTATCCGCCGCCCTAG
- a CDS encoding methyl-accepting chemotaxis protein: MAKTISLKMRLLLQTVSAILLVCVLGALLIHALQRQLFSDRQDLVRSQVENAASLIAMHEEQAAAGLVPEAEAKRVAMQELSKLRFDGKEYFFTLDKDLKWLAHGANPKLIGKDMHSVKDAKGQNLGDLFDKMLREGGGKGFTRYMWDKPGSDQPQEKIAYAQLTPRWGWVVGTGLFVDDINAILMAQLLSVGGQLLLFVVVTLSLGWWVYRSVMRELGVEPAEAVQIVREIAEGKLDREIQVGAAQRGSLLEHIRQMQLELRQLVGDIIRDADELGRLNADVVDGARMVADNSQGQSEGAAAMAASVEQLTVSINHIAQHAKDARSVSQDSGQLSASGSEVIAKAVAEMQHISQTVDVTESAIADLATKTATISNIMQVIKDIADQTNLLALNAAIEAARAGESGRGFAVVADEVRKLSERTAKATEQTADMIAEIQASSDLSRQNMSETVAKVKTGLQLAEQGGELIQQIHGSASQVVQVVNDISHALQEQGIASQDIARHVEQIAQVASGNAVAATQASESIVRIEEVTGNLRQSVSQFQV, from the coding sequence ATGGCGAAAACCATTTCTCTGAAAATGCGCTTGCTGCTGCAAACGGTCAGCGCCATCTTGCTGGTTTGCGTGTTGGGCGCCTTGTTGATTCATGCTCTGCAACGGCAGCTGTTTTCGGACAGGCAGGACTTGGTGCGCAGCCAAGTGGAAAACGCGGCGAGCCTGATCGCCATGCACGAGGAGCAAGCCGCCGCGGGCCTGGTTCCCGAGGCGGAGGCCAAACGGGTGGCGATGCAGGAGCTGAGCAAGCTGCGCTTTGACGGCAAAGAGTATTTTTTTACGCTCGACAAAGATTTGAAATGGTTGGCGCACGGCGCCAATCCCAAGCTGATCGGCAAGGACATGCACAGCGTGAAGGACGCCAAGGGGCAAAACCTGGGCGATCTTTTCGACAAGATGTTGCGCGAAGGCGGCGGCAAGGGCTTTACGCGCTACATGTGGGACAAACCGGGTTCGGATCAGCCGCAGGAAAAGATCGCTTACGCCCAGCTCACGCCGCGCTGGGGCTGGGTGGTGGGGACCGGCCTGTTCGTTGACGACATCAATGCGATCCTGATGGCGCAGTTATTGAGCGTGGGCGGGCAGTTGCTGCTGTTTGTGGTGGTGACCTTGTCGCTGGGGTGGTGGGTGTACCGCAGCGTGATGCGCGAACTGGGGGTGGAGCCGGCCGAGGCGGTGCAAATCGTGCGCGAGATCGCCGAAGGCAAGCTGGACCGGGAAATCCAGGTCGGCGCCGCGCAACGCGGCAGCCTGCTGGAGCATATCCGCCAGATGCAGCTTGAGCTGCGCCAATTGGTCGGCGACATCATCCGCGACGCCGATGAGCTGGGCCGCTTGAATGCCGATGTGGTGGATGGCGCCAGGATGGTGGCTGACAACTCTCAAGGCCAGAGCGAAGGCGCGGCGGCGATGGCGGCATCGGTGGAGCAGCTCACCGTCAGCATCAATCACATCGCCCAGCACGCCAAAGATGCGCGTTCCGTTTCGCAGGACTCCGGCCAGTTATCCGCCTCCGGCAGCGAGGTCATCGCCAAAGCGGTGGCCGAGATGCAGCACATCAGCCAGACGGTGGATGTCACCGAATCCGCCATCGCCGATCTGGCGACCAAAACCGCCACCATCTCCAACATCATGCAGGTGATCAAGGACATAGCGGACCAAACCAATCTGCTGGCGCTGAATGCCGCCATCGAAGCGGCGCGCGCGGGGGAAAGCGGCCGCGGATTCGCAGTGGTGGCCGACGAGGTGCGCAAGCTGTCGGAACGCACCGCCAAGGCCACCGAGCAAACCGCAGACATGATCGCCGAGATACAAGCCAGCTCCGACCTGTCGCGGCAGAACATGAGCGAAACCGTGGCCAAGGTGAAAACCGGCCTGCAACTGGCCGAGCAAGGCGGGGAGCTGATTCAGCAGATCCACGGCAGCGCGAGCCAGGTGGTGCAGGTGGTCAATGATATCTCGCACGCCTTGCAAGAGCAGGGCATCGCCAGCCAGGACATCGCCCGCCATGTGGAGCAGATCGCGCAAGTGGCGTCCGGCAACGCGGTGGCGGCCACCCAGGCTTCGGAAAGCATCGTGCGGATAGAGGAAGTGACTGGCAATTTGAGACAGTCGGTGTCCCAGTTCCAGGTTTAG
- a CDS encoding N,N-dimethylformamidase beta subunit family domain-containing protein: MKNYNRRTVLSGMIAAALGAKTSLAVANTASRSLQLEMYTDASSVEQGETLTFFVRASYAVAVKLDLYLIGSAETHVASFHLNAEAQATRARPYRYGAAWSPSAAISTSAYAPGLYMAKVHADPLHRASAYVSYFLIRPREPGALSKILFLWPFATSEAYNNWGGRCLYSDISRDGLASPVISNQRPNPTLAADVASNLPLLQFTLKHGLPVEHCSSYDLHFNPALLSHYRLLVIFGHDEYWSWEMRQAVEAFKQAGGNIANFSGNTCWWQARFAKTGQGLQMTCYRTVAGIDTKSYPNEDNYAQDPIYNDGSGRNHLASIEWYRVPVSGSAAAATYKESRDNNLPTSGDQAFYPENIMLGVSFRCGFIAGANKTLPKPLPYSLADGAFRHWIFANCELPDGATFGELARVIENECEVDGGRPGQGGSPRNFQVLANCPSTDNSHHEGGWFSEATMGIMVGKGSVFSASTNHWARNFQREATTRHITLNVMRRLSAQRRIHSLTSLGNAVIALFSDGGAMITRRPAALASQDARIWYDGAKPMLSALSAPHGVYTELAGGRIYFTPASAIAAQLSAVSGPAAPLDFWDSELVYADGRPVLAWASWADGVLTAFSDDRVCWSPDGLNLGGGGNTIAVDAGPSPIKHIWIAAGAIYIACADHSCYRATDPANLRQTLVYQGKVPILNIVGWSHGAVCVHFADGRIAYSPDGVRLDAGRLLADSLALKPLAISASPTGLRVCFDGLVTDSPDLKNLGGGGSTRVLYQGNTSAASIQALHGGLLTLFSDGRAYWSPDGLHLGGGGNSVLAYLPK; the protein is encoded by the coding sequence TTGAAAAACTACAATCGCCGGACCGTCCTGTCCGGAATGATCGCCGCCGCGCTGGGCGCGAAAACCTCATTGGCCGTTGCCAACACCGCAAGCCGCAGCCTGCAGCTCGAAATGTACACCGACGCCAGTTCGGTCGAGCAAGGCGAGACGCTCACTTTCTTTGTCAGGGCCAGCTATGCCGTTGCGGTTAAGTTGGACCTGTACCTGATCGGCAGCGCGGAAACGCATGTCGCCAGCTTCCACTTGAACGCCGAGGCGCAAGCCACCCGGGCCCGCCCCTATCGATACGGCGCGGCCTGGTCGCCAAGCGCCGCCATCTCCACCAGCGCTTACGCGCCTGGCCTGTACATGGCGAAAGTCCATGCCGACCCGCTTCATCGCGCGAGCGCCTACGTCAGCTACTTCCTGATCCGGCCCCGCGAGCCCGGAGCGCTGTCGAAAATCCTCTTCCTGTGGCCCTTCGCCACCTCGGAGGCCTACAACAACTGGGGAGGCCGCTGCCTGTATTCCGACATCTCCCGCGACGGCCTCGCCTCGCCGGTGATTTCCAATCAGCGCCCCAATCCTACGCTGGCGGCCGACGTGGCCAGCAATCTCCCGCTGCTGCAGTTCACCCTGAAGCATGGCCTGCCTGTCGAGCATTGCTCCAGCTACGATCTGCACTTCAATCCGGCCTTGCTGAGCCATTACCGTTTGCTGGTGATTTTTGGGCATGATGAATACTGGTCCTGGGAGATGCGCCAGGCGGTCGAAGCGTTCAAACAGGCTGGCGGCAATATCGCCAACTTCAGCGGCAATACCTGCTGGTGGCAGGCCCGATTCGCCAAGACCGGCCAAGGCCTGCAGATGACCTGCTACCGCACCGTCGCCGGCATCGATACCAAAAGCTATCCGAATGAGGACAATTACGCCCAGGATCCGATCTACAACGACGGCAGCGGGAGAAACCATCTGGCCAGCATCGAGTGGTATCGGGTGCCGGTGTCCGGGTCGGCAGCCGCCGCCACCTATAAAGAAAGCCGGGATAACAATCTGCCCACCAGCGGAGATCAGGCTTTCTACCCGGAAAACATCATGCTGGGCGTCAGCTTCCGCTGCGGCTTCATCGCCGGCGCCAATAAGACCCTGCCCAAACCCTTGCCCTACTCCCTGGCCGACGGCGCCTTCCGGCACTGGATTTTCGCCAACTGCGAGCTCCCTGACGGCGCGACCTTCGGCGAACTTGCCCGGGTGATAGAAAACGAGTGCGAGGTCGATGGCGGCCGGCCCGGCCAAGGCGGCAGCCCCCGCAACTTCCAAGTGCTGGCGAACTGCCCTTCAACCGATAATTCGCATCATGAGGGCGGCTGGTTCTCAGAGGCCACCATGGGCATCATGGTGGGCAAGGGCAGCGTATTCAGCGCATCGACCAATCATTGGGCGCGCAACTTCCAGCGGGAAGCGACAACCCGCCACATCACCCTCAATGTCATGCGGCGTCTGAGCGCCCAGCGCCGCATCCATTCGCTGACCTCGCTGGGCAATGCGGTGATCGCTCTGTTTTCCGACGGCGGCGCCATGATCACTCGCCGGCCCGCGGCGCTGGCGTCGCAGGATGCCAGAATCTGGTATGACGGCGCCAAGCCCATGCTGTCGGCGCTGAGCGCTCCGCACGGGGTTTACACCGAGCTTGCCGGTGGCAGAATTTATTTCACCCCCGCCTCGGCAATCGCCGCTCAGCTAAGCGCGGTCTCAGGCCCAGCCGCGCCGCTTGATTTCTGGGATAGCGAACTGGTCTATGCCGATGGCCGGCCGGTGCTGGCTTGGGCGTCTTGGGCTGACGGCGTCTTGACCGCTTTCAGCGACGACCGCGTCTGCTGGAGCCCGGACGGCCTCAATCTGGGCGGCGGCGGAAATACCATCGCCGTCGACGCCGGCCCTTCGCCCATCAAGCATATCTGGATAGCCGCCGGCGCGATTTATATCGCCTGCGCCGATCACAGCTGCTACCGCGCCACAGATCCGGCCAATTTGCGCCAGACGCTGGTTTACCAGGGCAAGGTTCCAATTCTCAATATTGTCGGCTGGAGCCATGGCGCCGTTTGCGTCCACTTTGCCGATGGACGCATCGCATACAGTCCGGATGGCGTCCGGCTTGATGCGGGCCGCTTGCTAGCCGACAGCCTGGCTCTCAAACCGCTGGCGATATCGGCTTCGCCAACCGGCTTGCGCGTCTGCTTCGACGGATTGGTTACCGACAGCCCCGACTTGAAGAACCTAGGCGGAGGCGGCAGCACCCGAGTGCTCTATCAAGGCAACACTTCCGCCGCCAGCATCCAGGCCCTCCACGGCGGGCTGCTGACCCTGTTCAGCGACGGCCGCGCTTACTGGAGCCCCGATGGCCTGCACCTGGGCGGCGGCGGCAATAGCGTGCTTGCCTATCTCCCCAAATAA
- a CDS encoding PadR family transcriptional regulator translates to MMKHRHICNMWTHPLAWLRANGMERRRGGHRGGGDGEMTRGRKFGAEDLQLLLLALISERPAHGYELIKELAARSNGYYSPSPGMVYPALTYLEELSQVTVEAHGNRKSYSLAPEGMSRLDSQREHVDLMLAKLRHVGRKMELARRAYAGEEIGEQGAAGWTKEMIEARRALKHALLLRDDADEAEQQRIAAILRRATAEIIGEAMPGC, encoded by the coding sequence ATGATGAAGCATAGACACATCTGCAATATGTGGACGCACCCCTTGGCCTGGCTGCGCGCCAACGGCATGGAGAGGCGGCGCGGCGGCCATCGCGGCGGCGGCGACGGCGAAATGACGCGCGGACGCAAGTTCGGCGCCGAGGATCTGCAACTGCTGCTGCTCGCATTGATCAGCGAGCGTCCCGCGCACGGCTATGAGCTGATCAAGGAGCTGGCCGCCCGCTCCAATGGCTACTACAGCCCCAGCCCGGGCATGGTCTATCCCGCCTTGACCTATCTGGAAGAACTGTCCCAAGTCACCGTCGAGGCGCATGGCAACCGCAAAAGCTACTCCCTCGCGCCGGAGGGAATGTCCAGGCTGGATAGTCAGCGCGAGCATGTGGATCTAATGCTGGCCAAGCTGCGCCATGTCGGCCGCAAGATGGAATTGGCGCGCCGCGCCTACGCCGGCGAGGAGATCGGCGAGCAAGGCGCGGCCGGATGGACCAAGGAAATGATAGAGGCCCGCCGCGCGCTCAAGCATGCCTTGCTGCTGCGGGACGACGCCGACGAGGCTGAACAACAGCGCATCGCCGCTATTTTGCGCCGGGCGACAGCGGAAATCATCGGCGAAGCCATGCCGGGCTGTTGA
- a CDS encoding siderophore-interacting protein, with protein sequence MKPDLTVQKLRHPLRFRLLQVKRIQTLSPSMLRITLSGAELEGFVSASFDDHVKLFFPAPGEAKPAAPQVSESGISFPADQAKPAMRDYTPRRYDPQAGELDIDFVIHDGGVAAEWAKAAQAGDYLGLGGPRGSRVVPTGFDWHWLIGDESAAPAIARRLEELPADARGQAWILVENEDNRLPMAGPAGMEIIWRYRQKDQTLLQAVENAGLPSGEGYVWAAGESGEMRPLHKHLLARGLDKENMRVAGYWKRGDAGAHESISD encoded by the coding sequence TTGAAACCCGATCTCACTGTGCAAAAACTGCGCCATCCGCTGCGCTTCCGCCTGCTGCAGGTAAAGCGGATCCAAACGCTGTCCCCCTCCATGCTGCGCATCACGCTGAGCGGCGCGGAGCTGGAAGGTTTTGTTTCCGCCTCTTTCGACGATCACGTCAAACTGTTCTTCCCCGCTCCCGGCGAAGCCAAACCCGCCGCGCCGCAGGTGAGCGAAAGCGGTATCAGCTTCCCAGCCGACCAAGCCAAGCCGGCCATGCGCGACTACACGCCTCGCCGCTATGACCCGCAAGCGGGCGAGCTGGACATCGACTTTGTCATCCACGACGGCGGCGTGGCCGCCGAATGGGCCAAAGCCGCTCAAGCCGGCGACTATCTGGGCCTGGGCGGCCCGCGCGGTTCCCGCGTAGTGCCGACTGGCTTTGATTGGCATTGGTTGATAGGCGATGAAAGCGCGGCGCCGGCGATTGCCCGCCGTCTGGAAGAGCTGCCGGCAGATGCGCGCGGACAGGCTTGGATTCTGGTTGAGAATGAGGACAACCGGCTTCCCATGGCCGGGCCGGCCGGCATGGAAATCATCTGGCGCTACCGCCAGAAAGATCAGACGCTGCTGCAAGCCGTTGAAAACGCCGGCTTGCCGAGCGGCGAGGGCTATGTCTGGGCCGCCGGAGAAAGCGGCGAGATGCGCCCGCTGCACAAGCACCTGCTGGCGCGAGGGCTGGACAAAGAAAACATGCGGGTGGCGGGTTACTGGAAACGCGGCGACGCCGGCGCGCATGAGAGCATTTCCGATTAA
- a CDS encoding acyltransferase yields the protein MGTITLASRVMGNGPCLISNLIKNLFMIVVHACAPEVPLVAKGRIAGLDTLRALAIVLVLCTHYAVVVSREPTFGYFTRWGWAGVDLFFVLSGYLIGSQIMAPLATGQVFSWRNFMARRFLRTLPNYYVILALYLLLGQTLGGSTTASVWQFLTFTQNFSFLQWNHTFSHSWSLCIEEQFYLALPLALLLAWRMPRPVLAMWVLAVLAIAGGMLARAICWQRLGADAYGAPFYYSSFTRFDELLPGVLIALLQHFHPKAFAKMAKQSIWLLISGAGLVILGLLWIGNQIPTTMPSAILAYPMLAWGFALVMFSCLQPSSLLNQLMIPGAGQLAAWSYAIYLAHKPVFKLVLAPLQNAGVSPKSNLGIMLIMSAGIGAGWVLFRLVETPFMNARARWFPSGVKA from the coding sequence GTGGGCACGATCACCCTGGCCTCCAGGGTGATGGGCAACGGCCCTTGCTTGATATCCAACCTTATAAAAAATCTATTTATGATAGTTGTGCATGCTTGCGCACCGGAAGTGCCGCTTGTCGCAAAAGGGCGTATTGCGGGGCTGGACACGCTGCGCGCATTAGCCATCGTGCTGGTGCTGTGCACCCATTATGCGGTTGTAGTCTCCCGCGAGCCTACTTTCGGTTATTTCACCCGCTGGGGCTGGGCGGGGGTTGATCTGTTCTTTGTGTTGAGCGGCTATCTGATCGGCAGCCAGATCATGGCGCCGCTTGCCACGGGCCAGGTTTTTTCATGGCGCAACTTTATGGCAAGACGCTTTCTGCGCACCCTGCCCAATTACTATGTGATTCTTGCGCTTTATTTATTGTTGGGCCAAACCCTTGGCGGATCGACAACGGCTTCTGTCTGGCAATTCTTGACCTTTACGCAGAATTTCTCTTTCTTGCAATGGAACCACACCTTCTCCCACTCTTGGTCTTTGTGCATTGAAGAGCAATTCTATCTGGCCCTGCCGCTTGCGCTGTTGTTAGCATGGCGCATGCCAAGGCCGGTGCTGGCCATGTGGGTTTTAGCTGTTTTAGCGATAGCGGGCGGCATGCTGGCGCGCGCGATTTGCTGGCAGCGACTCGGCGCAGACGCCTACGGGGCGCCATTCTATTATTCCAGCTTTACGCGATTTGACGAGTTATTGCCTGGCGTCCTGATTGCCCTTTTACAGCATTTCCATCCCAAGGCTTTCGCCAAGATGGCGAAGCAATCCATCTGGCTGCTGATAAGCGGAGCCGGCTTGGTCATATTGGGCTTGCTTTGGATAGGAAACCAGATACCCACAACCATGCCCTCGGCCATTCTGGCGTATCCTATGCTGGCCTGGGGCTTTGCTCTGGTCATGTTCAGCTGCCTTCAACCATCTTCCTTGCTGAATCAACTGATGATTCCCGGCGCAGGACAGCTCGCGGCGTGGTCTTATGCCATTTATCTTGCCCATAAGCCGGTATTCAAGCTGGTGCTCGCGCCGTTGCAAAACGCCGGCGTTTCGCCGAAATCCAATCTGGGCATCATGCTCATCATGTCTGCCGGCATCGGCGCGGGTTGGGTGCTTTTCCGTTTGGTGGAAACCCCGTTCATGAACGCGCGGGCGCGGTGGTTTCCGTCTGGCGTAAAGGCGTGA
- a CDS encoding alpha/beta fold hydrolase — protein sequence MALIFCGAASMASAAGLRLIDIPASGEAEALKAAIWSPCEQQPETKQVAAFLVTAKQDCPVTKDKLPLIVISHGLGGTIYGHHDTAQTLADNGFLVVSLNHPGDSGMSMRYPWDMKAFERRPADISRVIDYMLKGSPLAGQIDASRIGVFGFSRGGFTSLVVAGAEPDFAGSGIPCPQQRLLCRQIKQEGANARRWAHDARVRAAAAVDPLNAFPTAASLKGVHIPLLLWISENGGEGVVPEVEARLPSMLPTLKNYRMVPNSGHFAFLAPCAAAVAKEEPEICQDAPGFDRAAFHQEMNAAVLAFFQQELKAAVKSSE from the coding sequence TTGGCGCTGATTTTCTGTGGAGCCGCTTCGATGGCTTCAGCTGCGGGCTTGCGCCTGATCGATATCCCGGCCTCCGGCGAAGCCGAGGCGTTGAAGGCGGCTATCTGGTCGCCATGCGAGCAGCAGCCGGAAACCAAGCAAGTCGCCGCTTTTTTGGTGACGGCCAAGCAGGATTGCCCGGTCACAAAAGACAAGCTGCCTCTCATCGTGATCTCGCACGGGCTGGGCGGCACGATTTACGGCCATCACGACACCGCTCAGACGCTGGCGGATAATGGCTTCCTGGTGGTGTCGTTGAATCATCCCGGCGACAGCGGCATGAGCATGCGCTATCCCTGGGATATGAAGGCATTCGAACGCAGACCCGCCGATATCAGCCGCGTCATTGATTACATGTTGAAGGGGTCGCCTTTGGCGGGGCAGATCGATGCGTCCCGGATAGGCGTATTCGGCTTCTCCCGCGGCGGCTTCACCTCCCTGGTCGTTGCCGGAGCCGAGCCGGATTTCGCCGGTTCAGGCATACCATGCCCGCAGCAGCGTTTACTGTGCCGCCAAATCAAACAGGAGGGCGCGAATGCGCGCCGCTGGGCGCATGATGCTCGCGTTCGGGCGGCCGCCGCTGTCGATCCGCTGAATGCTTTTCCCACCGCAGCCAGCTTGAAGGGAGTTCACATTCCCTTGCTGCTATGGATTTCCGAAAATGGTGGTGAGGGCGTGGTGCCTGAAGTCGAGGCCAGGCTTCCGTCCATGCTGCCAACCTTGAAAAACTACCGGATGGTTCCGAACTCAGGGCATTTCGCTTTTCTGGCGCCGTGCGCGGCGGCGGTCGCCAAGGAAGAGCCGGAAATTTGCCAGGATGCCCCAGGTTTCGACCGCGCGGCGTTTCATCAAGAAATGAATGCGGCGGTGCTGGCTTTCTTTCAGCAGGAATTAAAAGCCGCGGTGAAATCATCCGAATAA
- a CDS encoding GNAT family N-acetyltransferase, translating into MASTRPAVGDDLDFAFHVTETAMRDHFIPTWGAWEPVFRFHHHRQSFDLATHCIVLMDGQPAGVIAVAEFSTDIQLEKLYLLPEYRAQGIGTQLFGMAQAQTSL; encoded by the coding sequence ATGGCAAGTACGCGCCCGGCTGTCGGCGACGATCTGGATTTCGCTTTTCATGTCACAGAGACGGCGATGCGCGATCATTTCATCCCGACCTGGGGAGCGTGGGAGCCGGTGTTTCGGTTTCATCATCACCGGCAATCTTTCGATCTTGCCACGCACTGCATTGTCTTGATGGATGGACAGCCGGCGGGTGTCATCGCCGTGGCGGAGTTTTCAACGGATATCCAGTTGGAAAAACTCTATTTACTGCCGGAATACCGGGCTCAGGGAATCGGGACGCAATTGTTTGGAATGGCCCAAGCTCAGACAAGCCTTTGA